In the genome of bacterium HR34, the window TAAAAAATATGTAATAATGGGGTGCTATGGAATTGGCTTGGGAAGGTTAATGGCTACAATTGTTCAAAAATTTTTAACAGACAAGGGAATTTTATGGCCAGATCAGATCTCTCCTTTTGATGTTCATGTAATAGAAATAAAAAGCAAAGCAAAAAAAGTTAGAGAAGTTGCGAAAAATATATATAATTTATTAAGTAAGGAAAAAATTGATGTTCTTTATGATGATAGAGAAAAATCAGCCGGAGAAAAGTTTTTTGATGCTGATTATATAGGTGTGCCAAGGAGGGTTGTTGTTTCTGAGAGAGGAGTAAAAGATAATGTTGTTGAAGTAAAAGTAAAGGATAAAATTAAAAAAGTAAAAATAAAAGATTTTAATAAAAACTTTAAAAAATATTTAAGTTTGTAATTTTATGAAATTTTTATCAAAGTTTTCAAAAGATATAGCAATAGATTTGGGCACCGCAACTACATTAGTTTATGTGAAAGGAGAGGGTATCGTTATAACAGAACCTTCTGTCGTTGCTTTAAGTGTGAAGACAGGAAAGATTGTTGCTATTGGAAGAGAGGCAAAAGAAATGGTAGGTAGAACACCAGCTCATATAGTTGCTAAAAGACCTTTAAAAGAAGGAGTAATATCAGACTTTGAAGTAACAGAGCAAATGCTAAAATATTTCATAGAAAAAGTATACAAAGGAAAGGTTTTTTCTTTTTTAGGTCCAAGAGTAATAGTTGGGATACCTTCTAATATAACTGAAGTTGAAAAAAAAGCAGTAAAAGATGCTGCAATTTCAGCTGGAGCAAGAGAGGTTTATTTAATAGAACAACCAATGGCAGCTGCTATTGGCGCAAGGTTGCCTGTTCAAGAGGCAACGGGTAATTTTATTGTAGATATAGGAGGAGGAACAACTGATATTGCTGTTATTTCTCTGGGAGGTCTAGTGTTGTCAAATAGTATAAAAATAGCAGGCGATAAACTTACTTCTGACATAATTCATTTTGTTCAAGAAAGATATAACCTTGCTATTGGAGAGATTACAGCAGAAGAGGTGAAGATAAAGTTGGGATCTGCATGGCCAACAAAGGAGACAAAGACATTTCCTTTGAGAGGGAGAAATATAATAACAGGTTTACCAGAAGAAATTTTAATATCAGACAAAGAAATAAGAGAGGCAATGTCAAAATCAATTAAAATGATAATAGATGAAATTAAAGCAGCTCTTGATAAAACACCGCCCGAACTTATAGCTGATATTATGGTAAGAGGTATCTATTTAACAGGAGGTGGCGCTTTATTAAAAGGGCTTGATAAACTTTTATCAGAAGAAACTAAAATGCCGGTAAATATAATAGACGATCCTTTAACTGCTGTTGTGAGGGGAGCTGGCATTGTTATAGAAAATATTGATAAACTGAGAGATGTTTTAGCAGAAGAGGAAGAACTCCAACCACCAAAAGATTAAATTTAATTAAAAATAGAAATATGGATATTGATATTAAAAACATATTAAAAATAGCAAGGATACATTTGTCGCAAGAGGAAGTTTCAAGAATTGAAAATGATTTTAAAAAAATTTTAAATTATTTTGAGGTGCTATCTGAAATTAAAACAGAAAATATTCCTCCTCTTTATCATGCTCTTGAAAGTGTAAAAAACGCCTTTAAAGATGATGAAGTTTTGTCATTAAATAGTGAAGATAGGGAAAGAATTTTATCTCAGGCTCCAATGCGGGAGAAAAACTATTTCAAAACAAGACCTGTTTTTAAAAATAATAAATAATTTTTATGGATTTAAGTTTATTATCAATTTCAGAAATACAAAAACTTTTAAAAAATAAAGAAATTTCTTGCGAAGAGATCACGAAGTTTTATTTAGAAAAAATTAAAAAAGAAGACAAAGAAATAAATTCTTTCGTGAGTGTTTTTGAAGAGGAAGCTATTAATAGAGCAAAAAATTTAGATAATATGTTGAAAAACGAAGGATTACATGGAGATTTGTTTGGCGTTCCAATAGCAGTAAAAGATAATATTTTAGTAAAAGATCTTTTGTGTACAGCAGGATCTAAAATTTTATCCAATTACATGGCAGTTTATAACGCAACTGTTGTTGAAAAACTTTTATCTCACAATGCCATTATTTTAGGGAAAACTAATTTAGATGAGTTTGCAATGGGTTCTTCTGGTGAAACATCTTTTTTTGGTAAAACTTTAAATCCTTTGGATAAAGAAAGAGTTCCTGGTGGTTCTTCTTCTGGAAGTGCAGCGGCTGTGGCAGCTGGTTTTTCTCCTGTATCTTTGGGTTCTGATACAGGGGGCTCAATAAGATTGCCGGCTGCTTTTTGTGGAGTTTATGGTTTTAAACCAACTTATGGCGCTGTTTCAAGGTATGGTTTAATTTCGATGGCTTCATCACTTGATCAAATAGGCCCCTTTGCTAAAAACATAGACGATATAATAACCTTGTTTAATGTGATTAGAGGAAAAGATAAAAAAGACGCAACGAGTTTAGATGATAATTTATTTAAAAACAAAGAAATAGACTTAAAAGATATAAGAATTGGCTTGCCAAAAGAATATTTTGGAGAAGGTTTGGATGTTGAGATAAAAGAAAAGGTTTTATCATTTGCTAAACAACTTGAAAACCAAGGCTGTAAAATTGATGAGGTGAGTTTGCCTTATTCTAAATATGGCATTCACGTTTATTACTTGATTATGGCTTCTGAAGTTTCATCTAATTTATCAAGGTACGATGGCATAAGGTATGGATTTTCTACAGCAGAAAAGGATAAAGAATTATTTTCTGTTTATTCTAATTCAAGAGGCGAAGGCTTTGGGATAGAAGTTAAAAGAAGAATTTTGTTAGGTACTTTTGCATTATATGCTGGTTATTACGATGCTTATTATAATAAAGCACAAAAAGTAAGGTATTTAATTAAAAAAGACTTTAATGATGTATTTTCCAAGTACGATTTTATTTTAACTCCAACTTCGCCAACTTTACCTTTTAGGTTTGGAGAAAAATCAGATCCTTTGCAAATGTATTTATCAGATATTATGACGGTCTCTGCTAATTTAGCAGGAATACCTGCAATTTCAATTCCTTATAAAGAAAAAGAAAACGATTTTCCTGTTGGTGTTCAAATTATGGCAAACACGTTGGAAGATTATAAACTGTTAAATTTTGTAAAATTAATATCATAAAATGTTTGAACTATTAGCGCAGGCAAACAAAACATTTGGGGACAGGATAACAGAATGGATGTCTGATGTTTATAATTTCTTTACAGGATCAGAAGCCAATTTAAAAACAGTTGATGTTATTTCAAACACCACATTTGCTTTGGATTATTTAGAAAATCTTTTTTCAACCATTCTTTTGCCTGTAAAATTATTTTTAATAGCCTTTTCCATATTTTTATTTATTTTTATAATTATTCTTTTAATGAAAACAAGCTTTATAAGATATAAATACTTAGAATCAATATATCACTTTGTTGTTGGGAAACCATTTGGTATTAAGAAATATACAAAAGAGTGGAAGAAAATTATTGATTTAATTGAAACAGACGATCCGCATAATTACAGGATAGCCATAATTCAGGCAGATGATTTGTTGTCTGAGGTGCTCTCTCAATTAGGATATAAAGGCGATACAATAGAACAACAACTTGAAAAAACAGGGGAGTATTTAATTTCTAACAAAGAAGATGTTATAAAAGCGCACAAAATTAGAGAAGATCTTATTTATGATCCTGCATTCCAAATTACAAAGGATAAGGCAAAAGAAATAATTTCAATTTATGAGACTGCCTTAAGAGATTTAGAGTATATATAATGACATTTTACATCAAATAAAAAACGTACTTATCCTTATTATTTCTAATTTTCTTTTTTGCACTAGTATATTTTGTGACAACGTAATTGTTTTGTTTAAAATAGAGGTTTAAGTTTTTATTTTCTCTTGTTATTTTCAGTTTTAAAATAAAGTATAACTACCACCTTCACAAACTTAGATGCCTAGGTATTAAATTTTTGTAGGTAGTCTGTCAGTAATATTAAAAAAAGCCAATTAAACCTTAAAAGAGTAACTTAAGTAAATTAACGAATTCAATTTTTAAGATCTGCAAAGAGGATATAAATAATAAGTTTATTATCAAAAAATGTGTTCATCTTATACAAGATTCTTGATATAGTCATATTTTTTGTTATAATTATAAATATAAAACTGCGGGGTGGACCAGTAGTAGGTCGCCAGTCTCATAAGCTGGAGGCCCAGGTGCAATTCCTGGCCCCGCAACAAATTTACCCGCCTTAAATTGTGGCGGGTTTTATGTTATAGTATTATTGTAGTTTTAAGCCGGCGTAGCTCAGTGGTTAGAGCAGGGGCATCATAAGCCCAAGGTCGCGGGTTCAAATCCTGCCGCCGGCACTAGATTTGAACCCGACAGAGGGGATAATAAACAAATTTTTATGTTAATTTATTTCATAACTTCTAATTCTAAAAAATTTAATGAAGTTAAAGAGTTTTTTAAAGATGTAAAAAATATTCAGATAAAGAGAATAAATTTAGATATTCCCGAGATTCAATCAGTTGAGGTTAAAGAAATTGTAAAATTCAAGATTAATTACGTTCTTAAAAATTATAATTTTAAAAATTTTTTAGTAGAAGATACAGGTTTTTATATAAAGTGTTTAAATTATTTGCCAGGTCCTTTTATAAAATGGTTCTTACTTTCAATCCGCTCTAAGGGTTTATATGAGATTTGCAATTTTTACAGAAATTATAAAGCAGAAGTAAAAATAGCTCTCGGATTAAGATTAAAAAACAAAAGTTATATTTTCAAAGGTAGCGTTAAAGGAAGAGTTGTAAAGCCAAAGAAGCGTTTATCTAACAGTGAGATATGGTGGGATAATATTTTTATGCCGGAAGGTTTTAGTAGAACTTTTAGTGAAATGAGTTCAGAAGAAAAAAATTTAATAAGTCACAGAGGAAAGGCATTAAGAAAATTGAAAAATTTTTTAATAAAAATAAAATAATAGAATATATGGCGGCCGTAGCTTAAAGGTAAAGCATCAGGCTGTGGCCCTGAGGACTACGGGTTCGAGTCCCGTCGGCCGCCCAAGGCGAAAACCCCACAGAGGGGGTCGGGGAGATTGGGTATCTCCCCGTGAAGGAAAATAGCTCCGACTTTATGTCGGAGCGCAAGAAACCATGGGTTTCTTGGGAGCGAAGCGACGGGTTCGAGTCCCGTCGGCCGCCCAGCAGAAAGATTCCATATAAGGCGTTAGGGAGACCTTGATTTAGGTCTAGGAACAGGTTGAATATCTTCTTCCGTATGACAACAGGCAGATCAATCATTATATAGGTAGGTCCAGTCATATTCCAGTATACACAAAAAATGGAAGGGTGCCGGAGTGGTCTAACGGAACGGCCTGGAGAGCCGTGCCTCCTTGTGGGGCTCGTGGGTTCAAATCCCACCCCTTCCGCATAATTGTCCCCGTAGTTCAACAGGATAGAACGAGTCCCTCCTAAGGACTAAATGGGGGTTCGAGTCCTCCCGGGGACACCGAGCAAAGCGAGGTGGCAACCGGAGACGAGAACCCCACAGAGGGGGTCGGGGAGATTGGGTATCTCCCCGTGAAGGAAAATAGCTCCGACATTATGTCGGAGCGCAAGAAACCGTGGGTTTCTTGGGAGCGAAGCGACGGGTTCGAGTCCTCCCGGGGACACCGAGCAAAGCGAGGTGGCAACCGGAGACGAGAACCCCACAGAGGGGGTCGGGGAGATTGGGTATCTCCCCGTGAAGGAAAATAGCTCCGACATTATGTCGGAGCGCAAGAAACCGTGGGTTTCTTGGGAGCGAAGCGACGGGTTCGAGTCCTCCCGGGGACACCGAGCAAAGCGAGGTGGCAACCGGAGACGAGAACCCCACAGAGGGGGTCAAGAAAATTTAGATACAAGATATGAATAGCAAATTACAAGTTTAATATTGAAAAAACCAAATTTAAAAATTATTATTGAATTTATCTTATTAATTTGTTATATTTATTATGTAAAATATGGACCCGTGGTGTAGCCCGGTTAACACGCCTCCCTGTCACGGAGGAGATCGAGGGTTCAAATCCCTTCGGGTCCGCGGTAATTAAAATATAAATTAAAAATATGAGTTTTATCTTATTTATTGTCCTCATTATAATAGTTTTTTGGTTTTTCTATACATATAATAAATTTGTTGCGTTGAAAAATAGAGTAATGGAAGCTTGGTCTGATATAGATGTGCAGTTAAAAAGAAGATACAATTTAATTCCAAATTTAGTTGAAACAGTAAAAGGTTATGCAAGTCATGAGAAATCTGTTTTTGAGAATGTTACAAAAGCAAGGACACAAGCGCTTGAAGCAGAGAAGTCAGGCGATATAAAAGGTGTTGCTGAAGCTGAAAACTTTTTAACTTCTGCTTTAAAAACATTGTTTGCAGTAGCAGAAAATTATCCTGATTTAAAGGCGTCTCAAAATTTTTTGGAATTGCAAAGAGAATTAAGAGATGCTGAGGATAAAATACAAGCAGCAAGAAGGTTTTATAACGCAACTGTTATGGAATTTAATACAAAATTAGAAAGTTTGCCAGATGGTTTAATAGGCCGCCACCTAATGAAATTAAAACCATTTGAATTCTTTGAAATAGCAGAAGAAGAAAAGGCCGTGCCGCAAGTAAATTTTGAATCTAAATAATTTTTATAACTTTTTATCTCCTAATTATATATGCCATCTGTTTATTCTCAAATAAGTAAAAACAGAACAAAAACAATCTTGCTCATTTTGGTTTTTATAGGCTTGATAGTTTTAATTGGCAGAATAATAGATTATTTTTTTGGTTCTGATTTTGCTTTCTGGTTTGCGCTTGCTTTTGCTACTTTTATGCCATTAATAAGTTATTGGTATTCAGATAAAATAGTTTTAGGAATAACAAGAGCAAAACCAATAGATAAATCAGACAACCCAGAACTTTACAGAATTCTTGAAAATCTTTGCATTGCAACAGGTCTTCCAATGCCAAAGTTGTATATTTTAGAAGAGTTGCAACCCAATGCTTTTGCAACCGGCCGCGATCCGAAGCATTCTGCAATTGCTGTTAC includes:
- the gatC gene encoding Glutamyl-tRNA(Gln) amidotransferase subunit C, producing the protein MDIDIKNILKIARIHLSQEEVSRIENDFKKILNYFEVLSEIKTENIPPLYHALESVKNAFKDDEVLSLNSEDRERILSQAPMREKNYFKTRPVFKNNK
- the mreB_2 gene encoding Rod shape-determining protein MreB, producing the protein MKFLSKFSKDIAIDLGTATTLVYVKGEGIVITEPSVVALSVKTGKIVAIGREAKEMVGRTPAHIVAKRPLKEGVISDFEVTEQMLKYFIEKVYKGKVFSFLGPRVIVGIPSNITEVEKKAVKDAAISAGAREVYLIEQPMAAAIGARLPVQEATGNFIVDIGGGTTDIAVISLGGLVLSNSIKIAGDKLTSDIIHFVQERYNLAIGEITAEEVKIKLGSAWPTKETKTFPLRGRNIITGLPEEILISDKEIREAMSKSIKMIIDEIKAALDKTPPELIADIMVRGIYLTGGGALLKGLDKLLSEETKMPVNIIDDPLTAVVRGAGIVIENIDKLRDVLAEEEELQPPKD
- the gatA gene encoding Glutamyl-tRNA(Gln) amidotransferase subunit A — encoded protein: MDLSLLSISEIQKLLKNKEISCEEITKFYLEKIKKEDKEINSFVSVFEEEAINRAKNLDNMLKNEGLHGDLFGVPIAVKDNILVKDLLCTAGSKILSNYMAVYNATVVEKLLSHNAIILGKTNLDEFAMGSSGETSFFGKTLNPLDKERVPGGSSSGSAAAVAAGFSPVSLGSDTGGSIRLPAAFCGVYGFKPTYGAVSRYGLISMASSLDQIGPFAKNIDDIITLFNVIRGKDKKDATSLDDNLFKNKEIDLKDIRIGLPKEYFGEGLDVEIKEKVLSFAKQLENQGCKIDEVSLPYSKYGIHVYYLIMASEVSSNLSRYDGIRYGFSTAEKDKELFSVYSNSRGEGFGIEVKRRILLGTFALYAGYYDAYYNKAQKVRYLIKKDFNDVFSKYDFILTPTSPTLPFRFGEKSDPLQMYLSDIMTVSANLAGIPAISIPYKEKENDFPVGVQIMANTLEDYKLLNFVKLIS
- a CDS encoding Non-canonical purine NTP pyrophosphatase — translated: MLIYFITSNSKKFNEVKEFFKDVKNIQIKRINLDIPEIQSVEVKEIVKFKINYVLKNYNFKNFLVEDTGFYIKCLNYLPGPFIKWFLLSIRSKGLYEICNFYRNYKAEVKIALGLRLKNKSYIFKGSVKGRVVKPKKRLSNSEIWWDNIFMPEGFSRTFSEMSSEEKNLISHRGKALRKLKNFLIKIK